Proteins from one Esox lucius isolate fEsoLuc1 chromosome 19, fEsoLuc1.pri, whole genome shotgun sequence genomic window:
- the zgc:173742 gene encoding DNA topoisomerase I, mitochondrial isoform X2 translates to MRRCEMGRRKDGKAKTKLQGQALTPRQRMVGDEKEGSSGDARKKSTKRKERTKHKEKSERAEKDVKKAKAVKSKSVESFDDDVRVHSAVLDEPEDGNFVPNKRGKKRKRQEEPIEGPSTFKMNNLKEEDEASSGAKEKSRKMKKPKEEEGACPVTTKKSKEEKGECPVTTKKKSKEEKGECPVTTKKKSKEEKGECPVTTKKKSKEEIAAGKALKIKKKEEEEQQRWRWWEEAKYEDGVKWKFLEHKGPHFPPEYQPLPDNVHFYYNGNIVKLSLAAEEVALFYAQMLDHEYTTKEVFRNNFFKDWRKEMTLEERMLITDLSKCDFGELHAMHVEKVEARKAMNKEDKLVIKEANQRIVDEYGFCMLDNHRERIGNFKIEPPGLFRGRGEHPKQGYLKKRIQPEDVIINCGKGSRVPEPPAGHRWKEVRYDNTVTWLASWTENVQGSCKYIMLNPSSKLKGEKDWEKYEVARRLKSCVDRIRLQYQQDLKSKQMVNRQRAVALYFIDVLALRAGNEKEEGETADTVGCCSLRVEHITLYDRLEGSDCVVEFDFLGKDCIRYYNKVPVTKRVFKNLKLFMENKEPGDDLFDRLNTGLLNKHLSSLMPGLTAKVFRTYNASITLQEQLRKLSNGTANQAEKLLSYNRANRAVAVLCNHQRAPPKTFDQSMANLQSKIEVRREQLTLAKSELTLAKKEVKGHCSDSKLLALVERKKKAVQRCEEQIMKMEVQATDREENKQIALGTSKLNYLDPRISIAWCKNMEVPLEKIYNKSQRDKFAWAVDMTQTDFIF, encoded by the exons TACAAAACGCAAGGAGAGGACTAAACACAAAGAGAAGTCTGAGCGGGCCGAAAAAGACGTGAAAAag GCCAAGGCTGTCAAAAGCAAGAGCGTGGAGAGCTTTGATGACGATGTGAG GGTTCACTCTGCTGTTCTAGATGAGCCAGAAGATGGAAACTTTGTGCCAaataaaagggggaaaaagaGGAAAAGACAGGAGGAGCCCATTGAAGGTCCCTCCAC GTTCAAAATGAATAACTtgaaagaggaggatgaggccAGCTCAGGGGCGAAGGAGAAGAGCCGGAAGATGAAG AAGCcaaaggaagaggagggggcgTGTCCAGTAACTACAAAGAAGTCAAAGGAAGAGAAGGGGGAGTGTCCAGTTACTACAAAGAAGAAGTCAAAGGAAGAGAAGGGGGAGTGTCCAGTTACTACAAAGAAGAAGTCAAAGGAAGAGAAGGGGGAGTGTCCAGTTACTACAAAGAAGAAGTCAAAGGAAGAGATTGCGGCAGGAAAAGCATTGAAGAtcaaaaagaaagaggaagaggagcagcaaCGCTGGAGATG GTGGGAGGAGGCAAAGTATGAAGATGGGGTCAAGTGGAAGTTTCTGGAGCACAAGGGTCCCCATTTCCCCCCAGAGTACCAGCCTCTTCCAGACAACGTCCACTTCTACTACAATG GTAACATTGTGAAGCTGAGTCTTGCTGCAGAGGAGGTGGCTCTGTTCTACGCTCAGATGCTGGACCATGAATACACCACCAAAGAGGTGTTCCGCAACAACTTCTTCAAAGACTGGAGGAAG GAGATGACCTTGGAGGAGAGGATGCTGATTACTGACCTGAGTAAATGTGACTTTGGGGAGCTCCATGCCATGCACGTTGAGAAGGTGGAGGCTAGGAAAGCCATGAATAAAGAGGATAAACTA GTGATTAAAGAGGCCAACCAGAGAATAGTGGATGAGTACGGCTTCTGTATGCTGGACAACCACCGGGAGCGTATTGGCAACTTTAAGATTGAGCCCCCGGGTCTTTTCCGAGGGCGGGGGGAGCATCCTAAACAAGGCTATCTGAAGAAGAGGATCCAACCTGAGGACGTCATCATCAATTGTGGAAA AGGGTCTCGTGTCCCGGAGCCCCCTGCTGGTCACCGCTGGAAAGAAGTTCGCTACGACAACACTGTAACCTGGCTTGCTAGCTGGACAGAGAATGTTCAGGGCTCCTGCAAATATATCATGCTCAACCCAAGCTCCAAACTCAAG GGTGAGAAGGACTGGGAGAAGTACGAGGTGGCACGAAGGTTGAAGAGCTGTGTGGACAGAATTCGCCTGCAGTACCAGCAGGACCTCAAGTCCAAACAGATGGTGAACCGTCAGAGAGCTGTGGCCCTCTACTTCATAGATGTG CTGGCCTTGAGGGCAGGTAACGAGAAGGAGGAGGGCGAGACGGCGGACACGGTGGGCTGCTGCTCCCTGAGGGTGGAGCACATCACCCTGTACGACAGGTTGGAGGGCAGCGACTGTGTTGTGGAGTTTGACTTCCTGGGTAAAGATTGTATCCGCTACTACAACAAGGTCCCAGTCACCAAGAGG GTGTTCAAGAACCTCAAGCTCTTCATGGAGAACAAGGAGCCCGGAGACGACCTGTTTGATCGCCTCAAC ACCGGCTTGCTGAACAAACACCTGTCCTCCCTGATGCCCGGCCTGACCGCCAAGGTGTTCAGGACGTACAACGCCTCCATCACCCTGCAAGAGCAGCTCCGAAAGCTGTCCAACG GGACCGCCAACCAGGCAGAGAAGCTGCTGTCCTACAACAGGGCCAACCGAGCGGTTGCAGTACTGTGCAACCACCAGCGGGCGCCGCCAAAGACCTTTGATCAGTCTATGGCCAACCTACAGTCCAAG ATTGAGGTCAGGAGGGAGCAGTTGACCCTTGCCAAGAGTGAGCTGACCCTGGCTAAGAAGGAGGTCAAAGGTCACTGCTCAGACAGCAAGCTGCTGGC GTTGGTGGAGCGTAAGAAGAAGGCTGTGCAGCGTTGTGAAGAGCAGATAATGAAGATGGAGGTTCAGGCCACTGACCGAGAGGAGAACAAGCAGATTGCACTGGGCACCTCCAAACTCAACTACCTGGACCCACGCATCAGCATTGCCTG GTGTAAGAACATGGAGGTGCCCCTGGAGAAAATCTACAACAAATCTCAGAGGGATAAATTTGCCTGGGCTGTTGACATGACACAGACAGATTTTATATTCTAA
- the zgc:173742 gene encoding DNA topoisomerase I, mitochondrial isoform X3: MGRRKDGKAKTKLQGQALTPRQRMVGDEKEGSSGDARKKSTKRKERTKHKEKSERAEKDVKKAKAVKSKSVESFDDDVRVHSAVLDEPEDGNFVPNKRGKKRKRQEEPIEGPSTFKMNNLKEEDEASSGAKEKSRKMKKPKEEEGACPVTTKKSKEEKGECPVTTKKKSKEEKGECPVTTKKKSKEEKGECPVTTKKKSKEEIAAGKALKIKKKEEEEQQRWRWWEEAKYEDGVKWKFLEHKGPHFPPEYQPLPDNVHFYYNGNIVKLSLAAEEVALFYAQMLDHEYTTKEVFRNNFFKDWRKEMTLEERMLITDLSKCDFGELHAMHVEKVEARKAMNKEDKLVIKEANQRIVDEYGFCMLDNHRERIGNFKIEPPGLFRGRGEHPKQGYLKKRIQPEDVIINCGKGSRVPEPPAGHRWKEVRYDNTVTWLASWTENVQGSCKYIMLNPSSKLKGEKDWEKYEVARRLKSCVDRIRLQYQQDLKSKQMVNRQRAVALYFIDVLALRAGNEKEEGETADTVGCCSLRVEHITLYDRLEGSDCVVEFDFLGKDCIRYYNKVPVTKRVFKNLKLFMENKEPGDDLFDRLNTGLLNKHLSSLMPGLTAKVFRTYNASITLQEQLRKLSNGTANQAEKLLSYNRANRAVAVLCNHQRAPPKTFDQSMANLQSKIEVRREQLTLAKSELTLAKKEVKGHCSDSKLLALVERKKKAVQRCEEQIMKMEVQATDREENKQIALGTSKLNYLDPRISIAWCKNMEVPLEKIYNKSQRDKFAWAVDMTQTDFIF; this comes from the exons TACAAAACGCAAGGAGAGGACTAAACACAAAGAGAAGTCTGAGCGGGCCGAAAAAGACGTGAAAAag GCCAAGGCTGTCAAAAGCAAGAGCGTGGAGAGCTTTGATGACGATGTGAG GGTTCACTCTGCTGTTCTAGATGAGCCAGAAGATGGAAACTTTGTGCCAaataaaagggggaaaaagaGGAAAAGACAGGAGGAGCCCATTGAAGGTCCCTCCAC GTTCAAAATGAATAACTtgaaagaggaggatgaggccAGCTCAGGGGCGAAGGAGAAGAGCCGGAAGATGAAG AAGCcaaaggaagaggagggggcgTGTCCAGTAACTACAAAGAAGTCAAAGGAAGAGAAGGGGGAGTGTCCAGTTACTACAAAGAAGAAGTCAAAGGAAGAGAAGGGGGAGTGTCCAGTTACTACAAAGAAGAAGTCAAAGGAAGAGAAGGGGGAGTGTCCAGTTACTACAAAGAAGAAGTCAAAGGAAGAGATTGCGGCAGGAAAAGCATTGAAGAtcaaaaagaaagaggaagaggagcagcaaCGCTGGAGATG GTGGGAGGAGGCAAAGTATGAAGATGGGGTCAAGTGGAAGTTTCTGGAGCACAAGGGTCCCCATTTCCCCCCAGAGTACCAGCCTCTTCCAGACAACGTCCACTTCTACTACAATG GTAACATTGTGAAGCTGAGTCTTGCTGCAGAGGAGGTGGCTCTGTTCTACGCTCAGATGCTGGACCATGAATACACCACCAAAGAGGTGTTCCGCAACAACTTCTTCAAAGACTGGAGGAAG GAGATGACCTTGGAGGAGAGGATGCTGATTACTGACCTGAGTAAATGTGACTTTGGGGAGCTCCATGCCATGCACGTTGAGAAGGTGGAGGCTAGGAAAGCCATGAATAAAGAGGATAAACTA GTGATTAAAGAGGCCAACCAGAGAATAGTGGATGAGTACGGCTTCTGTATGCTGGACAACCACCGGGAGCGTATTGGCAACTTTAAGATTGAGCCCCCGGGTCTTTTCCGAGGGCGGGGGGAGCATCCTAAACAAGGCTATCTGAAGAAGAGGATCCAACCTGAGGACGTCATCATCAATTGTGGAAA AGGGTCTCGTGTCCCGGAGCCCCCTGCTGGTCACCGCTGGAAAGAAGTTCGCTACGACAACACTGTAACCTGGCTTGCTAGCTGGACAGAGAATGTTCAGGGCTCCTGCAAATATATCATGCTCAACCCAAGCTCCAAACTCAAG GGTGAGAAGGACTGGGAGAAGTACGAGGTGGCACGAAGGTTGAAGAGCTGTGTGGACAGAATTCGCCTGCAGTACCAGCAGGACCTCAAGTCCAAACAGATGGTGAACCGTCAGAGAGCTGTGGCCCTCTACTTCATAGATGTG CTGGCCTTGAGGGCAGGTAACGAGAAGGAGGAGGGCGAGACGGCGGACACGGTGGGCTGCTGCTCCCTGAGGGTGGAGCACATCACCCTGTACGACAGGTTGGAGGGCAGCGACTGTGTTGTGGAGTTTGACTTCCTGGGTAAAGATTGTATCCGCTACTACAACAAGGTCCCAGTCACCAAGAGG GTGTTCAAGAACCTCAAGCTCTTCATGGAGAACAAGGAGCCCGGAGACGACCTGTTTGATCGCCTCAAC ACCGGCTTGCTGAACAAACACCTGTCCTCCCTGATGCCCGGCCTGACCGCCAAGGTGTTCAGGACGTACAACGCCTCCATCACCCTGCAAGAGCAGCTCCGAAAGCTGTCCAACG GGACCGCCAACCAGGCAGAGAAGCTGCTGTCCTACAACAGGGCCAACCGAGCGGTTGCAGTACTGTGCAACCACCAGCGGGCGCCGCCAAAGACCTTTGATCAGTCTATGGCCAACCTACAGTCCAAG ATTGAGGTCAGGAGGGAGCAGTTGACCCTTGCCAAGAGTGAGCTGACCCTGGCTAAGAAGGAGGTCAAAGGTCACTGCTCAGACAGCAAGCTGCTGGC GTTGGTGGAGCGTAAGAAGAAGGCTGTGCAGCGTTGTGAAGAGCAGATAATGAAGATGGAGGTTCAGGCCACTGACCGAGAGGAGAACAAGCAGATTGCACTGGGCACCTCCAAACTCAACTACCTGGACCCACGCATCAGCATTGCCTG GTGTAAGAACATGGAGGTGCCCCTGGAGAAAATCTACAACAAATCTCAGAGGGATAAATTTGCCTGGGCTGTTGACATGACACAGACAGATTTTATATTCTAA
- the zgc:173742 gene encoding DNA topoisomerase I, mitochondrial isoform X1 → MICEVRHVRRCEMGRRKDGKAKTKLQGQALTPRQRMVGDEKEGSSGDARKKSTKRKERTKHKEKSERAEKDVKKAKAVKSKSVESFDDDVRVHSAVLDEPEDGNFVPNKRGKKRKRQEEPIEGPSTFKMNNLKEEDEASSGAKEKSRKMKKPKEEEGACPVTTKKSKEEKGECPVTTKKKSKEEKGECPVTTKKKSKEEKGECPVTTKKKSKEEIAAGKALKIKKKEEEEQQRWRWWEEAKYEDGVKWKFLEHKGPHFPPEYQPLPDNVHFYYNGNIVKLSLAAEEVALFYAQMLDHEYTTKEVFRNNFFKDWRKEMTLEERMLITDLSKCDFGELHAMHVEKVEARKAMNKEDKLVIKEANQRIVDEYGFCMLDNHRERIGNFKIEPPGLFRGRGEHPKQGYLKKRIQPEDVIINCGKGSRVPEPPAGHRWKEVRYDNTVTWLASWTENVQGSCKYIMLNPSSKLKGEKDWEKYEVARRLKSCVDRIRLQYQQDLKSKQMVNRQRAVALYFIDVLALRAGNEKEEGETADTVGCCSLRVEHITLYDRLEGSDCVVEFDFLGKDCIRYYNKVPVTKRVFKNLKLFMENKEPGDDLFDRLNTGLLNKHLSSLMPGLTAKVFRTYNASITLQEQLRKLSNGTANQAEKLLSYNRANRAVAVLCNHQRAPPKTFDQSMANLQSKIEVRREQLTLAKSELTLAKKEVKGHCSDSKLLALVERKKKAVQRCEEQIMKMEVQATDREENKQIALGTSKLNYLDPRISIAWCKNMEVPLEKIYNKSQRDKFAWAVDMTQTDFIF, encoded by the exons TACAAAACGCAAGGAGAGGACTAAACACAAAGAGAAGTCTGAGCGGGCCGAAAAAGACGTGAAAAag GCCAAGGCTGTCAAAAGCAAGAGCGTGGAGAGCTTTGATGACGATGTGAG GGTTCACTCTGCTGTTCTAGATGAGCCAGAAGATGGAAACTTTGTGCCAaataaaagggggaaaaagaGGAAAAGACAGGAGGAGCCCATTGAAGGTCCCTCCAC GTTCAAAATGAATAACTtgaaagaggaggatgaggccAGCTCAGGGGCGAAGGAGAAGAGCCGGAAGATGAAG AAGCcaaaggaagaggagggggcgTGTCCAGTAACTACAAAGAAGTCAAAGGAAGAGAAGGGGGAGTGTCCAGTTACTACAAAGAAGAAGTCAAAGGAAGAGAAGGGGGAGTGTCCAGTTACTACAAAGAAGAAGTCAAAGGAAGAGAAGGGGGAGTGTCCAGTTACTACAAAGAAGAAGTCAAAGGAAGAGATTGCGGCAGGAAAAGCATTGAAGAtcaaaaagaaagaggaagaggagcagcaaCGCTGGAGATG GTGGGAGGAGGCAAAGTATGAAGATGGGGTCAAGTGGAAGTTTCTGGAGCACAAGGGTCCCCATTTCCCCCCAGAGTACCAGCCTCTTCCAGACAACGTCCACTTCTACTACAATG GTAACATTGTGAAGCTGAGTCTTGCTGCAGAGGAGGTGGCTCTGTTCTACGCTCAGATGCTGGACCATGAATACACCACCAAAGAGGTGTTCCGCAACAACTTCTTCAAAGACTGGAGGAAG GAGATGACCTTGGAGGAGAGGATGCTGATTACTGACCTGAGTAAATGTGACTTTGGGGAGCTCCATGCCATGCACGTTGAGAAGGTGGAGGCTAGGAAAGCCATGAATAAAGAGGATAAACTA GTGATTAAAGAGGCCAACCAGAGAATAGTGGATGAGTACGGCTTCTGTATGCTGGACAACCACCGGGAGCGTATTGGCAACTTTAAGATTGAGCCCCCGGGTCTTTTCCGAGGGCGGGGGGAGCATCCTAAACAAGGCTATCTGAAGAAGAGGATCCAACCTGAGGACGTCATCATCAATTGTGGAAA AGGGTCTCGTGTCCCGGAGCCCCCTGCTGGTCACCGCTGGAAAGAAGTTCGCTACGACAACACTGTAACCTGGCTTGCTAGCTGGACAGAGAATGTTCAGGGCTCCTGCAAATATATCATGCTCAACCCAAGCTCCAAACTCAAG GGTGAGAAGGACTGGGAGAAGTACGAGGTGGCACGAAGGTTGAAGAGCTGTGTGGACAGAATTCGCCTGCAGTACCAGCAGGACCTCAAGTCCAAACAGATGGTGAACCGTCAGAGAGCTGTGGCCCTCTACTTCATAGATGTG CTGGCCTTGAGGGCAGGTAACGAGAAGGAGGAGGGCGAGACGGCGGACACGGTGGGCTGCTGCTCCCTGAGGGTGGAGCACATCACCCTGTACGACAGGTTGGAGGGCAGCGACTGTGTTGTGGAGTTTGACTTCCTGGGTAAAGATTGTATCCGCTACTACAACAAGGTCCCAGTCACCAAGAGG GTGTTCAAGAACCTCAAGCTCTTCATGGAGAACAAGGAGCCCGGAGACGACCTGTTTGATCGCCTCAAC ACCGGCTTGCTGAACAAACACCTGTCCTCCCTGATGCCCGGCCTGACCGCCAAGGTGTTCAGGACGTACAACGCCTCCATCACCCTGCAAGAGCAGCTCCGAAAGCTGTCCAACG GGACCGCCAACCAGGCAGAGAAGCTGCTGTCCTACAACAGGGCCAACCGAGCGGTTGCAGTACTGTGCAACCACCAGCGGGCGCCGCCAAAGACCTTTGATCAGTCTATGGCCAACCTACAGTCCAAG ATTGAGGTCAGGAGGGAGCAGTTGACCCTTGCCAAGAGTGAGCTGACCCTGGCTAAGAAGGAGGTCAAAGGTCACTGCTCAGACAGCAAGCTGCTGGC GTTGGTGGAGCGTAAGAAGAAGGCTGTGCAGCGTTGTGAAGAGCAGATAATGAAGATGGAGGTTCAGGCCACTGACCGAGAGGAGAACAAGCAGATTGCACTGGGCACCTCCAAACTCAACTACCTGGACCCACGCATCAGCATTGCCTG GTGTAAGAACATGGAGGTGCCCCTGGAGAAAATCTACAACAAATCTCAGAGGGATAAATTTGCCTGGGCTGTTGACATGACACAGACAGATTTTATATTCTAA
- the zgc:173742 gene encoding DNA topoisomerase 1 isoform X4, with translation MLDHEYTTKEVFRNNFFKDWRKEMTLEERMLITDLSKCDFGELHAMHVEKVEARKAMNKEDKLVIKEANQRIVDEYGFCMLDNHRERIGNFKIEPPGLFRGRGEHPKQGYLKKRIQPEDVIINCGKGSRVPEPPAGHRWKEVRYDNTVTWLASWTENVQGSCKYIMLNPSSKLKGEKDWEKYEVARRLKSCVDRIRLQYQQDLKSKQMVNRQRAVALYFIDVLALRAGNEKEEGETADTVGCCSLRVEHITLYDRLEGSDCVVEFDFLGKDCIRYYNKVPVTKRVFKNLKLFMENKEPGDDLFDRLNTGLLNKHLSSLMPGLTAKVFRTYNASITLQEQLRKLSNGTANQAEKLLSYNRANRAVAVLCNHQRAPPKTFDQSMANLQSKIEVRREQLTLAKSELTLAKKEVKGHCSDSKLLALVERKKKAVQRCEEQIMKMEVQATDREENKQIALGTSKLNYLDPRISIAWCKNMEVPLEKIYNKSQRDKFAWAVDMTQTDFIF, from the exons ATGCTGGACCATGAATACACCACCAAAGAGGTGTTCCGCAACAACTTCTTCAAAGACTGGAGGAAG GAGATGACCTTGGAGGAGAGGATGCTGATTACTGACCTGAGTAAATGTGACTTTGGGGAGCTCCATGCCATGCACGTTGAGAAGGTGGAGGCTAGGAAAGCCATGAATAAAGAGGATAAACTA GTGATTAAAGAGGCCAACCAGAGAATAGTGGATGAGTACGGCTTCTGTATGCTGGACAACCACCGGGAGCGTATTGGCAACTTTAAGATTGAGCCCCCGGGTCTTTTCCGAGGGCGGGGGGAGCATCCTAAACAAGGCTATCTGAAGAAGAGGATCCAACCTGAGGACGTCATCATCAATTGTGGAAA AGGGTCTCGTGTCCCGGAGCCCCCTGCTGGTCACCGCTGGAAAGAAGTTCGCTACGACAACACTGTAACCTGGCTTGCTAGCTGGACAGAGAATGTTCAGGGCTCCTGCAAATATATCATGCTCAACCCAAGCTCCAAACTCAAG GGTGAGAAGGACTGGGAGAAGTACGAGGTGGCACGAAGGTTGAAGAGCTGTGTGGACAGAATTCGCCTGCAGTACCAGCAGGACCTCAAGTCCAAACAGATGGTGAACCGTCAGAGAGCTGTGGCCCTCTACTTCATAGATGTG CTGGCCTTGAGGGCAGGTAACGAGAAGGAGGAGGGCGAGACGGCGGACACGGTGGGCTGCTGCTCCCTGAGGGTGGAGCACATCACCCTGTACGACAGGTTGGAGGGCAGCGACTGTGTTGTGGAGTTTGACTTCCTGGGTAAAGATTGTATCCGCTACTACAACAAGGTCCCAGTCACCAAGAGG GTGTTCAAGAACCTCAAGCTCTTCATGGAGAACAAGGAGCCCGGAGACGACCTGTTTGATCGCCTCAAC ACCGGCTTGCTGAACAAACACCTGTCCTCCCTGATGCCCGGCCTGACCGCCAAGGTGTTCAGGACGTACAACGCCTCCATCACCCTGCAAGAGCAGCTCCGAAAGCTGTCCAACG GGACCGCCAACCAGGCAGAGAAGCTGCTGTCCTACAACAGGGCCAACCGAGCGGTTGCAGTACTGTGCAACCACCAGCGGGCGCCGCCAAAGACCTTTGATCAGTCTATGGCCAACCTACAGTCCAAG ATTGAGGTCAGGAGGGAGCAGTTGACCCTTGCCAAGAGTGAGCTGACCCTGGCTAAGAAGGAGGTCAAAGGTCACTGCTCAGACAGCAAGCTGCTGGC GTTGGTGGAGCGTAAGAAGAAGGCTGTGCAGCGTTGTGAAGAGCAGATAATGAAGATGGAGGTTCAGGCCACTGACCGAGAGGAGAACAAGCAGATTGCACTGGGCACCTCCAAACTCAACTACCTGGACCCACGCATCAGCATTGCCTG GTGTAAGAACATGGAGGTGCCCCTGGAGAAAATCTACAACAAATCTCAGAGGGATAAATTTGCCTGGGCTGTTGACATGACACAGACAGATTTTATATTCTAA
- the hsbp1b gene encoding heat shock factor-binding protein 1b, whose amino-acid sequence MAETDPKSVQDLTNVVQTLLQQMQDKFQTMSDQIIGRIDEMSTRIDDLEKNIADLMTQAGVEEIEGVKEPQVKEGQGS is encoded by the exons atggcagAAACGGATCCAAAGTCAGTTCAGGACCTTACCAATGTG GTCCAGACACTGCTGCAACAGATGCAGGACAAGTTCCAGACCATGTCAGACCAGATCATCGGAAGAA TAGATGAAATGAGCACCCGCATCGATGACCTGGAGAAGAACATTGCTGACCTCATGACCCAGGCGGGAGTGGAGGAGATCGAGGGGGTCAAAGAACCACAGGTCAAAGAAGGACAAGGATCATGA